The nucleotide sequence TCGTCCACGTCCACCTCGGCGAGGACCTCGCCATCGTGCCGCTGGGTCTGGCCGCGGCGCGTCGCGCCGGTATCCCGATGGTGCTGACGGTGCACAGCAGCCAGCGCCGCACGCTGCGGATCAGCGGCGTGCGCTCGGCGGCGCTCAAGGTCGTCGGCTCGGTCGTCGAGGACGCCGGCGAGCGGCGCGCCGACCGCATCCTGGTGCTGACCGACCGGCTGCGCGACCAACTCGCCGCCGACGGCATCGACCCCGAACGCATCCGCGTCGTCCCGTCCGGTGTGAATCCCACGCTGTTCGACGACGCCTCGCCGATCGCGCCGCACGGCGGGCAGTGTCTGCTCTTCGTCGGGCGGCTGCATCCGCAGAAGGGCGTCGACACACTGATCCGGGCGATGGCCGACCTGCCCACCGCCCAGCTCGCCATCGCCGGCGACGGCCCCGACCGCGCGCAGCTCGAGCGCCTGGCCGAGCGGCTCGGCGTGGCCGACCGCATCCGCTTCCTCGGTTTCGTCGCCCACGACGACGTCCCCGCCCTCATGCGTCGCGGCGACGTGTTCGTGATGCCCTCGCGCTACGAGGAACTCGGCACCGCGATCATCGAGGCGATGGCGTGTGGCCTGCCCGTCGTCGCCTCCCGCGTCGGGGGCATCCCGAACCTCGTCGCCGACGGCGACACCGGGCTGCTGACGCCACCGGGCGACGCGCCGGCGCTGGCCGCGGCGCTGCGGCGCGTCCTGACCGAGCCCGGGCTGGCCGGGAAGCTGGGTGCCGAAGCCCGGGCACGCACGGCGGCCTACCAGTGGCCGGCCCTGGCCGACAGGGTGCTCGAGGCCTACCGCGAGGTGGTGGCGTGACGGCGCAGGCGGACCTGCACGTCGCGGTCGTCGTGGACAGCGACGCCTTCGGCGGCGCCGAGGTCTACGCGCGGCGGCTGCTGCGGCACCTGCCGGCGTGGTGCCGCCGTTCGCTGGTGGTGAGCGAACCGGTGGCACGCCACTTCGGCGAGCCGGGTCTCGTCGACCACCTCGTCGTCGTCGACCTGCACCGGCACCGTGACCGGGCGCCGGCGGTGGCCGAGGCGTTGGCGGCCCTGGATCCCGACGTCGTGCACGTCCACCTCGTCGATCCGGCGAGCAACCTCGCGGTCCTCACCGCCGCGGTGGGCGTCGCGCCCACCGTCACCACCCTGCACCTGCAGGGGACGCCACCCGAGAGTGCCTTCCCCGCCGTCGATTACGCGATCGCACCGTCGGCCACCATCGCCGAGCAGCTGCGGGATCTCGGCGTCCCCGAGGAGTGGGTGGTGCGGGTGCGGCACGGCATCGAAATCCCCGACGCACCGGTCGAGGTGGTCGACCGGACGCCCGTCACGATCGGGACGGTGGCGCGGCTGACCGAGCAGAAGGGACTGGACCTGCTGATCGACGCCGTGCGGGAGCTGCACGACGAGGACCGCGCGCTGCGCCTCGTCATCGGCGGCGACGGCCGTGACCGGAAGACGTTGCAGGAGAAAGCCACCGGGCTGCCGGTGACGTTCCTCGGTCACTGCGACGACGTACCCGGCCTGCTGCGCACGCTCGACGTGTTCTGCCTGCCGTCCCGGCGGGAGGCGCTGTCGCTGGCGCTG is from Mycolicibacterium grossiae and encodes:
- a CDS encoding glycosyltransferase, whose translation is MRILRLCSVFDPVGVPLRTRFDLVGGMQTHTGELTRALDARGVRQTVLTTWPPGSPRVLRLGRAAVVARLGLPVPVCRQFYAVPAARLVWQLARRHDLVHVHLGEDLAIVPLGLAAARRAGIPMVLTVHSSQRRTLRISGVRSAALKVVGSVVEDAGERRADRILVLTDRLRDQLAADGIDPERIRVVPSGVNPTLFDDASPIAPHGGQCLLFVGRLHPQKGVDTLIRAMADLPTAQLAIAGDGPDRAQLERLAERLGVADRIRFLGFVAHDDVPALMRRGDVFVMPSRYEELGTAIIEAMACGLPVVASRVGGIPNLVADGDTGLLTPPGDAPALAAALRRVLTEPGLAGKLGAEARARTAAYQWPALADRVLEAYREVVA
- a CDS encoding glycosyltransferase family 4 protein, which encodes MTAQADLHVAVVVDSDAFGGAEVYARRLLRHLPAWCRRSLVVSEPVARHFGEPGLVDHLVVVDLHRHRDRAPAVAEALAALDPDVVHVHLVDPASNLAVLTAAVGVAPTVTTLHLQGTPPESAFPAVDYAIAPSATIAEQLRDLGVPEEWVVRVRHGIEIPDAPVEVVDRTPVTIGTVARLTEQKGLDLLIDAVRELHDEDRALRLVIGGDGRDRKTLQEKATGLPVTFLGHCDDVPGLLRTLDVFCLPSRREALSLALLEAVAHGLPCVSADVGDTREALDGAVLIVPVDDRPALVVALRRLLDDVELRRTLGATARLRAEADLDVTLMAERTAEVLRRAAFSRAARRLGSVHA